One segment of Anastrepha obliqua isolate idAnaObli1 chromosome 3, idAnaObli1_1.0, whole genome shotgun sequence DNA contains the following:
- the LOC129240547 gene encoding uncharacterized protein LOC129240547, with the protein MGDNDSKQNTNPNLQLIRDPNTSKNRIFVGNLPSCTREELESICHPYGKVLASLVQKNFGFVQFESEEVANKVASSLSKSIFKGNIITVRNAASKQAPKRQQSDNPAGVSNMNASHFTGAEAIASGTSSNMNPDYNDCEIIVIDRRNTKYAEYIEQRLKDINLRVDVLFPNEDVPLGKVLINISTRGCLYAILVTPQHEEHNSITVNILYGQPAEHRNMPVDDAIQLIGKDFRQKIATDASKKQAFIPAMTKAVAMAPGGAASLKDIHPNAIQNLLNLLADNRPLTVLQYDRVIKYLQERRELQVKIELGDAADIAIKVPDPEIELQKRILDIMNKPSVAETHYKLLYPTLEAVKSDYRVMELLKDVRVQKALESLMDSSLVGTVENYMKF; encoded by the exons ATGGGAGATAATGACagtaaacaaaatacaaatccGAATTTACAGTTAATAAGGGATCCTaatacttcaaaaaatcgaatttttgtgGGAAATCTTCCGTCATGTACACGTGAAGAACTAGAAAGTATTTGTCATCCTTACGGAAAAGTATTGGCATCGTTGGTACAGAAAAATTTTGGCTTCGTTCAATTCGAATCTGAAGAAGTGGCCAATAAAGTCGCATCATCACTATCCAAGTCTATTTTCAAAGGAAATATAATTACGGTTCGGAACGCTGCGTCTAAACAAGCGCCCAAACGGCAACAATCTGATAATCCAGCAGGCGTTTCCAACATGAACGCCAGTCACTTTACTGGAGCAGAAGCGATAGCTTCTGGTACTTCATCAAATATGAATCCAGATTATAATGATTGCGAAATCATTGTAATTGATCGGCGCAATAC aaaatacgCAGAGTACATTGAGCAAAGGTTAAAGGATATTAATTTAAGAGTGGATGTGCTCTTTCCAAACGAAGATGTGCCTCTCGGTAAAGTGCTAATAAATATCTCAACACGAGGATGTTTATATGCAATATTGGTCACACCACAGCATGAAGAGCACAATAGCATAACAGTCAACATATTGTATGGCCAGCCAGCAGAGCACCGAAATATGCCAGTAGACGATGCAATTCAATTGATAGGAAAAGACTTCCGCCAGAAAATAGCTACTGACGCTTCTAAAAAACAAGCATTTATTCCAGCTATGACTAAAGCTGTCGCAATGGCCCCCGGGGGAGCTGCGTCTCTTAAAGATATTCACCCTAATGCTATACAAAATCTTCTTAATTTACTAGCCGATAATAGGCCTTTAACAGTTCTTCAGTATGACAGAGTAATAAAATATCTCCAGGAGCGTCGTGAGCTGCAAGTAAAGATAGAACTAGGTGATGCTGCTGATATAGCAATAAAAGTGCCCGATCCTGAGATCGAGTTACAAAAGAGAATCCTGGATATAATGAACAAACCATCTGTGGCGGAAACACATTACAAGCTGCTATACCCTACTTTAGAAGCTGTTAAATCAGATTATCGTGTTATGGAGCTCCTAAAAGATGTCCGGGTTCAGAAAGCACTTGAATCTTTAATGGACTCCAGTCTCGTCGGTACTGTTGAGAACtacatgaaattttaa
- the LOC129240548 gene encoding 39S ribosomal protein L50, mitochondrial isoform X1 encodes MSLRKNIQFLAQTKNLYAVLNYSTSPSIKPQSQRNVADVGKSLSSKGFLRSHKPYEPVQNITDKVRAICINLKISTSTEYKLTNLEEKFRFLDACFKDFQHSVPNSQVHELQSIGDVIQFYETPVNTTIPYDALKNADLPENLHIQYEYLRFHPDTDTKFNGQTAFPKSSTLVTGLKYRGKYEGHEAKRSWP; translated from the exons ATGAGTTTACGTAAAAATATTCAGTTTTTGGCACAAACT AAGAATTTATATGCTGTGTTGAATTACTCCACTTCCCCATCTATAAAGCCACAATCACAGCGCAATGTGGCCGATGTTGGGAAGTCATTATCTTCCAAAGG ATTTTTGCGATCTCACAAACCATATGAGCCAGTTCAGAATATTACTGACAAAGTACGCGCAATATGTATCAACCTAAAAATATCTACGTCAACCGAATATAAGCTAACAAATTTGGAGGAAAAGTTTAGATTTTTAGATGCTTGTTTTAAGGACTTTCAACATAGTGTCCCAAATTCGCAAGTACACGAATTGCAAAGTATAG GGGATGTTATTCAGTTTTACGAAACCCCTGTGAACACCACAATACCGTATGACGCTCTAAAGAATGCAGACCTTCCAGAAAATTTACACATACAATATGAATATTTACGTTTTCATCCAGACACCGATACAAAGTTCAATGGTCAAACCGCATTCCCAAAGAGTTCAACTCTTGTCACGGGTTTAAAATATCGCGGCAAATATGAGGGACATGAGGCAAAACGTTCCTGGCCAtaa
- the LOC129240548 gene encoding 39S ribosomal protein L50, mitochondrial isoform X2: MSLRKNIQFLAQTNLYAVLNYSTSPSIKPQSQRNVADVGKSLSSKGFLRSHKPYEPVQNITDKVRAICINLKISTSTEYKLTNLEEKFRFLDACFKDFQHSVPNSQVHELQSIGDVIQFYETPVNTTIPYDALKNADLPENLHIQYEYLRFHPDTDTKFNGQTAFPKSSTLVTGLKYRGKYEGHEAKRSWP; the protein is encoded by the exons ATGAGTTTACGTAAAAATATTCAGTTTTTGGCACAAACT AATTTATATGCTGTGTTGAATTACTCCACTTCCCCATCTATAAAGCCACAATCACAGCGCAATGTGGCCGATGTTGGGAAGTCATTATCTTCCAAAGG ATTTTTGCGATCTCACAAACCATATGAGCCAGTTCAGAATATTACTGACAAAGTACGCGCAATATGTATCAACCTAAAAATATCTACGTCAACCGAATATAAGCTAACAAATTTGGAGGAAAAGTTTAGATTTTTAGATGCTTGTTTTAAGGACTTTCAACATAGTGTCCCAAATTCGCAAGTACACGAATTGCAAAGTATAG GGGATGTTATTCAGTTTTACGAAACCCCTGTGAACACCACAATACCGTATGACGCTCTAAAGAATGCAGACCTTCCAGAAAATTTACACATACAATATGAATATTTACGTTTTCATCCAGACACCGATACAAAGTTCAATGGTCAAACCGCATTCCCAAAGAGTTCAACTCTTGTCACGGGTTTAAAATATCGCGGCAAATATGAGGGACATGAGGCAAAACGTTCCTGGCCAtaa